In the Perca flavescens isolate YP-PL-M2 chromosome 10, PFLA_1.0, whole genome shotgun sequence genome, attttcagttcccgTGACAGGCAGTCTGTGCTTTTACCTTAGTGCGGCCTatttgtacatacctcgccatgcttttatgcacacgttgcgaaacaaatacgtctgaagtgggcgcaaaagcgttagtacatctggccctgtGTGTATGGCGAATGCAATGTTGTGACCTTACCTGTAACGTCCCCATTTGACCCACAGTATGTCCTTAATACGAGGCCTCTTTCCAGCTTTGCAGTCATTGCAGAACCAGCTGCCCTGAGGCATCTCTATATTCAAACATTCTCGATGGAAAGCAGCAGGACAGGCCTCACAACACAGCAGACTACCCCCTACAAAATCACAGCAAAACAAATCAATTatgttattttcattattagtttattgcttatatttttgtatttatcgGTCTATTGTCAGAGCCCAAAGCTTATTTTGTtcaattaacattttaaaacccCAAAAGGTGTTACACGTACAACAATATGACACAAACAGGGAAAATCAAGCAATTTGTGAGGCCTAACCAGTAAATAAACACAGATGATTGATCTATTATCACACATGGAGATAAGGCAgttaaatcaaaataacttGACTGTGACCATTGATTTTCATTAAATCATAATCAATTCATATGTGTTATTAATGATTACTCAAACATGTGGTAATGCAAAGACATATTTATTTAGTGTTGCATGGGCAGACCCTGGGTTTCAGAGACAGATCTGTCAGATTAGACAGCATACAAGAAGGAAAAGCAGCACTTGGACATGGTGATGGTTAAAATTACCACAAAACCAGACCAGACTTACCCTCAGAGCATACAAAGCACCAGCTAACGTTGATGTGTTCATGGTTCTTGCAGCCCTTGCGGGGAGTGAAGTGGTTTGGACAGAGGAAACTGTTGTTTGCCAGCACCAAGCTGCCTGCTGCCATACAGTTGTCGTTAGCATGATAGGCCACAGGACAGCGTACACAACGAGCCAGCCTACCTGCGATAAAAACACAGGAGCAAAGACAGCTTAATCCATGCCCAACATTTAATTAAAGTTAAGTAACATTAACCCGATAACACAGAGTGCTCTCAGTCCACTGAATTGAGCGGCCGATGCCTAGCCAAAATCCTGTGTGCAGCAAGTGTTTTATAGAGCCAGGATAAATTGCCAAAATCCTAGCTGACACACACTGTTTGCATTGCAGCATCAGGTGCTGTTTCAAGGATGTTGTATGAGCAAAGCATCTCAGACTACTGCCACGGTTTCTTATGACACATGAGTAAAGATGCCAAAGAGTTATCACTTATAGCCACTATAATTAGGTATAGCTCTCCATTTACAGCTCACTGCTACAGACAGTGAGTCGCTCATATAAATCACAAAGCTAAAAAGCCCTGTAATAATAAGTTTAGAAGAGACAATTACTCAACATTGTTGATATAATACACtgctgcatatatctatattatttgtactattataatgttattgctgctacattgcacatatctgtacatcttgttcatacattgttcatattacatagccatatttattctgctcttataaggtaactgctaatacgctgcacacatttatatttaatttatattactctaaaccaccttctgtTATTATCCAACTGTACACTAcactatatttcttgtcctgtctatacttgaatatcacattgcacttttatgctatttttgcacttctggttggacacaaactgcatttcattgtctttgtacttgtactctgcacaatgacaataaagttgaatctaatctaatctaaaacaTTGTGTGCTGATTGATAACCGAGAATGAAATTCTTAAAACCTCAAGCAGCAAAAGGCATTGATGGGCTCCAGGAATGTCAGATAACAATGAGATGAAGCTAACTGGCACATGATCACCAAAAAGTAGTGAAGTAGTGAAAGCAGGTTCAgagtttggtaaaaaaaaattaaaccaacAACATGGAACCATTTTACAGGACAGTCAACCCTACAGGATGGTGCTGAGGGTGCTCAGGAGCGTCCTATTAGCAACTTAGTGTATAAACATTGTTGATAAGCaggtcaaacaaacattttaaaaatcagGATATGTAGGACGCTGTAAAATCAACATGGCTTCGAATATTTGTGGACCATTTCTAACATGTCATAGGTATCATATCATTTGTGGTTTAAATCCACGGGCAAAAGTGGAGCTTACCTTTAGAGCTACAGATGTTGAGAGGGTTGGTGATGTGGCAGGACAGACACACGTGCAAAGGGCAGCGGAAGCCTTTGTTATGTGGCTGGGTCGCTGAGTACGCCAATATACAGTTGGTGTGGTAGAACTTCCCACACAATGGTATGATGCAGCGCTTTACCCCATTATCAGACTTCTTACACACAAAGCATGTGTGGACACCTGAAAGCAACAGCAACAAGTACGTTTTTTGAAGTGTGTAAGGACACTCATTTTATGAACAGTGACAGATTCAGACACAAGGTGTACACACCAGCGTTGCATTCACGACAGaggaatttccccttgggagCCACTGATAGGCCAATACACTGCAGGTGAAAGGCTCCATAACAGTGGCCGTCACACACCAGCAGCTCTCCTGTCCTCTCACACACctgcacaaacgcacacaaatacacaatgaGAAACATGTTGATGATCTAAGCATTACAAAGAAATGATGTGTCAGGAGCCAAGCCAtacaaagcaaaaaaatatatactttctGGTAGATTATCTCACCTGACAGACATTCTCCTTTAAGGATGTTTTCCCTTTTACATCCACTTGAGAAGAGAGGCTGTCATTCAAACTAACAGACAGCACCTACATAGATGAAAAGGAGAAACTGTTACACTCAATGGATACTCAACGGATACAAGGCTATAGATTATTTTCCTCTTCGATGGATGACCAATGTCTTATTAGCCGAACAATACAACATGCACACCTCAGGTTTGGGAGTTCCAGTGTGTACATTTTGTTTCTCTTCAGTGCTGCAGGCCTCCACCTCGGCCTCCTGCTTGGGGGTCTTAGATCCTGGAAGGCTGGGAGGCCTGTTTGGAGTGAGGACCACGGGGAGATCTTTGCTTTCTGAGTGCTGGGGGGCAGCAGCAGGGGCAGAGGATGTGCTCGGTACAGGCTTCTCTTTTTTCACAGATTCAACCTATCCAATGTGAGATTTCATTGTGTATGGGAtggttaaatatattttttaacatcattGGCGGTATATGAGGATAGTGGTGGCTTTGAGTTTGGGCTTTTGTAGTACCTGAGTTTTCTTGGCTAACACTTTCACCTCTGAGGTAACTCCACTGTGTCGCTTTGGCTCCTAGAAAACAAACAGATTGTGAAATAAATTTAATATTTCCTAGTCCAAAACAGTAACTGGAGTAGTTGAAACACCACTGCCATCTAAATGCCAACATACCTTCATCTTTGTATGAGCAACAGACACTTCTTCTATGGTACATTCCAGCACCTTATGCAACAGCTTCCTTGGCCTCTTTCTTTCTTGGACCAACAACCCTGTGTCTAAAGTAAAAATAACTAATTCATGCATTATATATTCAAATGTAAAAGTATGCATCCCTGGGACAGACAATTATTTCAgaataacatttttttaaaccttctATCCAGCAACACCAGTCATCCAGTTTACATTACACAGCAAGACAGTTGATGCTGGATTAAACATAATAATCCTATAAACCTATTTACCAGATTCAGGAGGTGGATCAGTTTCTTCTGCTGTCTCTGCATCAAGGGAGGGTCGTGTTGTGGCTGGAGATACTGAGAATGCTACGGGAGAAAGTTCATACTGAGGTGGACTCTGTTCCTGCTCTGCCGAAGCCTCGGTGGGCTCAACAGAAGACGAGGCTGAGGTATTTCTTTCCGGTGTGGTGCTGAGATCATAGTGTGCTGTCATCCCTGATGTCTGCTGGGTACACACATGCAAACGAAGCATCAAGTTCCAATCGTGTTTTTTTAAGAGATGAGAAGTCTACCAAGTTGTTATTTGGTTCTGCAATGGCATCTTGATAACCTAGCAAGACGACCATAAATGATGGAAGGAGTCACCTATTTGTACACACGTAATAAGAAATGTGCGATTCTAAAGCTGTCCACCCACGAGGTAGGGCGCAGAGCATAGCGCAGGCACTTCAGAGGCAGAGTCAGGTATACGTCCTCACTGCTTCTGGCTACCTCCTTATCTCATTGGTTTCGCTTTAAAAAAGGTCAGCGGCGACGAAgttaaagttgaaataattttaaCTTTGAGTGCAGCGCCCAGTGGCAATTTTGAGCGGTGCGCCAGGCCAAGGGTAGAGCTTCCTCCTAGTTGTCTCCACCGCTCTCCCCATTGGAAAGAAAATGGCACAGCCAGCAGTTTTACCACAGAGCATGTGTAGGCAGCTTAATGGTGCTTTAGTTAAAGTACGAGGAGATTAGTTTAATGTTTACAGAGAAAAATACTGTAATTTGatatttaatttagtttcttGAATACACAGAATATTCAAGAACCAAATTAATGAATGATACTTTATAATTACCAGTTCTAATTATCAGCTGCTGGAAACTAAAAGAAAGAGGAACATCTTACCATTTTGGAAGATTCTGCGGTGTGtttctttgatttcttttttgggACAAATATTTGTTCATAATCCTCAGTTGACTCCAGGAGCCTTTTAGTGGGTTTCCGGAGACGTTTGTTCTCTGAATGTCCTGTGTAAACgcacataaaatacatttacacatttaatcATTTGGCAGACATTTTCGTCCAAAGTGACATTCAAATGAGGTCCAATCCAAGCCAAAGTAGATCAAGGCAAAGACTTCAAGAAAAAGTGcctcaaaacaacaaatatacaGGTATAACACTTTCCTACTCCTTTTACCATCATCAGTTTGTATCTCACCGGCTGTACTGCTTGCCTCTGAGAAGTGCAAGTCATTCTCTGCCTGCTTCTCAACTCCCAGATCAAGATCTGGTGATGCTCTCATGGTGTAAGACCCATTCATTTCAGCAGACACCTCATTCATAACTTCACCCTTATTCTGGGCAGCCCCATCAACCATCTGCCAGCGCTTCTTTGGAGCCACTGCGGATCCTGAGTTCTTATCGAGGTAGCTGGCCGAGGGATCAGCAGCAGCGGGAGGACAGCACCTAGGATCAGCTAAGTCAGCGTGGCCGCTAACAAACTCCCTGCCGTAAGCCAAACCAGCGAGGTCCGAAGAAAGGCCAGGAATGCTGAGTTTCAGTTTGGCAGGTATCCTTTGTTTTCTACGCTGCTTGTCTGAGCTCCTGATCTGAGAGCGAACAGGAAAGTCTTCACAATGGTAGGTGCCAGCTGACATGATAGCTTTAGTCCTATTCTTGGCTTTCACCGCTGCGTTTTTGGGTGTTGTGGATTTCCCTGACCTCCCATTCTCTGTTTTGATCCCTTTGGTTAAACCATCACAAGAACCCTTCATCAGATCTCCTTCTGCAGAAGTAGGCATGACCAGGGGTTCCTCCTTGATGAGGACTGGCGATGGCGGGAGAGCCAGGGGTTTACCTTCTTGTTCTCTTGTATCGTGCATGTCCTTCAGGAGCATCAGGAAGGTGCTGAATTTATAATTGGAATCAGGCCGGAAATTTATTAATTCAGAGTCACTGCTGTCCTCCTTCACAAGAGATTTAAACATTAGTTCCTTGACATCCTGGAAAGGATCCACTGGAGACAGAGATGAGGACGGGGAAGTAGAAGACGATAGATCTGGGTTTTCGGTCTTGATCTTAACTGGTTGGGCAGTGGGTGCACTTGAATCGACGCAATTAGACTTTATCAATGAGCCATTACGAATTTGTTTCTTATCAGGCTTCCTTGCACGTCTTTTTACAGAGCTGTGATTTGTGGAGGATGACGCATTGCTGATGGTGATTGGCGATTCCAAGTGTAGAGACCTTTCAGTTTTGATGGGTGCATCAGTAGGTGTATTGTCAAGACACTCATCAGTGAGGGCATTTGTTGAGATTTGGCTTGTGGCCAGGGCATCTTTGAGATCTGTCTCTTCCTCTGCTTTCAGAGCCCTCGTCATCAGACGGCTGCTGGCAGGAAGATTCATAGAGTGCTTTTCAGTTGAACTGTACGACAATTCACTACAGCTGCCCAAACCCTGTTCAGAATTTGTATCTTTAGATGTCAATTTATTTGTTAAAATGCTAGAGGATTCACAGGGATCTGTAGAAGGGTTCACTATTTCAGTAAACTTTGTTTTAGCTTTTGTTGAACCTGGTTCTTTTCTGAACAATCTGTCTATATCCTGTATTGCAGGCACGGCTGTGCGTTTGGGGCGATGCAGTATTGGAACTGAATCCAGGTCTGCATAAGGCGAGTCCTTTGGCTCATCTTTTAGTGCACGAGTTGTTGTATGAAACTGATCCGCCGTGTTTGTGATGGTAGATAATTCCTTTGATCCACCAACTATATGGCCAAATATGTCTGacaaacatttctttttcttcttacaAGTTTTGCTCTTATTGGATTGAattgcagcagagttttttatGAGATTGTGCTTATTTCCGTTAGGGGCCATATTGGGTAATGGGGATCGACCAGGATccacagagacagagggggcCTCCTGTGGCTTTTCAGTAGGGAGTGGGCTAGGCACACGCTCCTCTCCGTTGACAGATATCGAAAGCACGCTTTCAGTATTCCTTTGTCGCTCTGGGAGCAGAACCTCAGCTTCTGCCACACTGACTTTCCACGCAGTGAGTAAACTTTTGGGTATCTGCCAAGAACAAAAATAACATTCAAAATAGTGTTCACAATAACATTATGTGATATTTCTCAAGTAATTTCATGAACTTACCGTATATTTATAGTTTTTCTCCTTCTGCTTCCCTCTCCGTCTTAGCACAGGCAGGTCTTCAAACTGATGGCCTCCTTCAAAAGAAAGTATGGCATTCCCGGGGACCCAGGCACCTTCTACAATCTCCCCAATCGTCTCCAGGAAATACATCCGACAAGGACGGGGACTGGGAActgaagcaaaataaaaaataacggtcaatttattaaatactttgcacacacacacacagtataattTGTTTGGTTGGTGTAAACCTGTCAGGTAAAGGTTGAGTTGTGGGAAATAAATTGACTATAAAAATCCATATTCGAATCAAACCTTCTCTCCTTCACTAGTCTTTATAATTGAAACCTCACCTTTCATCTTAGTGTAGATCGCCTGGTCTGGGTCACAGGTGATGTGGCAGGGCCACCAGGGCCGTCTGTTGAATTTAGCCCACACCAAGTCCCCTTCCACGTATTTTACTGCAGGAAGAGGCCTTTTCTTTGGGCTGTTGGACTAACCAGGAcaataaaaatactttaataTCTCATACACAAAACGGTGGTATTGTATATCATATCATGAGTATCAAATCAAAATTCATTCAGACATTTTTGAGTAATAGCAGATTAAAAGATGAGATCATATTTTGCATTATTTACCTTTGCATCCCAATATAATATTTACACTGTTAGGAACCTGTATTGTCTATTGTGTTAGCACTGATTGTCAACTGTTCTGTTGTTTTGTGTTCATATTTTACACATGGTCCACTACATTTCTAAAAGATTGATAAAATTATACTTAGCATGGCTTTGTTACAGGTCTACAGCTAGTAGCAGGCAAGTGGTCCAGGTTCAATCAAATTATTACTTAGTTATCACTACAGCGCATGGGCATTAGTACTGCCTTTCTCAGTGGAAATACATAACCAAGATAATCTTTCACAACATCATGTAGCCTTGGTTGTACAGAGGTAAAGATAAAGTAAGTATCCCAGGTGTTGCAGACTCACATTTGAGTTGGTACCAGCTGGTGAACTAAGTCCAGGGTCAACAGGAGAGGTAAGTTCACCATCACTGTCTGATTCCTCACCCAAGCTCCACCCATCTCTCATAGTGATTTCTGGCAGTGCGCTGGGGCTTAGTGTAGGGTTGAGTTCAGATATAGTTTTGGACATTAGGTTAAAAACAGTAGGTTTGTATGTTCTTTTATCCACTCCTGAGCTGCTTGAAGTCTTATTGTCAGTCACAGTTCGGTCCTGACTCAACTTTGGCGAGTGGTGAAAAGGCGCCATGTCCTCACTACTACTGTCTTCcccatcctcatcctcctccttgATGTCACTGCTGTCAAACAGGTTGGACTCAAAATGCAGGTAGCCATTGGGGATGGGAGAACAGCGCTCCATGCTGTCAGGACTGTGAGGGGAGAAGCCATTTCTGTTCACGTCCTGCAGAGTCTCAAAGGGATCCATATCCTCATTGCTTGGAGAAGGAGGCAGCTGGACTGACGGTGCCTCAAACTCACCATCATCACTGATTGGGCTTGCACAGTGCAAGTGGTTCCTAGGATGGAGGTCCCTCTCTAGGTCAGGCCTGTTGACCACAGTGCTCTGGTCCTGCTGCCTCTTCAGCGGGCTGTAGCAGTGAGATCGGTCTGGCTGACTGTACCCCAGTACAGCTGGCTGTTTGAGGCTAGAGGATGGCTGCTGCCCGGCTGACGGTTGGTCTGACCCACGTCTCACAATGCCACATTGGTTTCCATAGGAAGTGCCCACAAGACCATTGCGGGGCCTCCGCTCTGGCTGGCCTGAGCCAAACACTGAGCCTCCCCTTACAGCCGGTCTGTACGATTGATTCATGTTGTCATGGTTAtatcctgtcaaataaaaaaaagaagcaggtTAGACGAGGAAAAATGTGCCATTTAAGTTTCTCACAAACTATAATCTGTGAGAGTTAATGAGACTTGTAGgctaggcctactgtaaataaaataaagcatgCTGACTGACAGGCACATAAAAACGTTGCGGAAATAGAGCGACAATCGAATATCGAGTAAACACAAACAGAAGGAACCTTCCAGCCATGAACTGttcgtgcacacacacacacacactaataagcCGACATCGCATGGCCTCCATACTAGAGGCCGGTCGGActgaacaagaaaaaaacacagaacacagcCGCTGATCTGTTCCTTTGAAACATTTCATTCACAAACTATGAGAAAATAGTACCGCTTTGTCTGATGTCTGTGGGTCATGGCGATCGCTGACTAGTACAGTCAATGAAGGAGCGCTGAGGCTGTAGTAGAGGTGGTGACACTGAGCCATCACAGAAACACAGTGAGTGGCTCACACAAACAAGCTACAGCCACACACCGACATAGGAAGCTACTATTAACTCACAAAAAAAGGGTTGATCGGCATTAAGTTCACAACACTCTCAACACGTGGAAAAACGCAAAAAACTCACCATTTGGAAATCGGCCACAGAGAAACCAACAGCGGATGTTTGATAATGTGGCACAAAGCGAATATTTTTCTCGGTTTGTGAAAGCGGATCTGCACAATCCCAGCTGCAGCAGCACTAGCAGTAGGCCAAGGCACAGCTCTCATTCTCTTCACTTCATCGCCTCATCAGCGGCGGCCCCCTAAAAACTGTCACcttaaatacaaaataacaaGTAAATCTCCATTACGCTGCAACATCATACAGCGGCGAAATTCACTGTGCCATAACCGGTCCCCTAGCAGCCACAGCAGCTTATTTACTACATGATTTTTTTGCCTGCTGTCGAAGTGCCCCCGGTTATGTTAAAACAAGCCCAGACTGACTGTGTTGGTGAGCAGCAACCAATCGGCACTGCTACCCAACCCCCCGTCTGCATAGGGCCGTGACACTCACCCTCCACACGcgcacacaagcacgcacgcacacaaacatgcacgtGCGCGCGCATGCACACCCAGGTGAAGTTTTAATAGTCAGCGGTATATATTAAACGGCTATGACATAGTAACCACAGATGAATGaatgacccgttttcaaaaaaCATTGCCTCATTTCTGCGCGTCTGTCCCATTGTTTCTGAGCTTAACTCTAGCCTACTGCAGgcctgtgtacgtgtgtgtgtgtgtgtgtgtggcgatgGAAGATCGAGAATACAAAATGATTGCAATGCGCCAACAGCCACACGGCCTCCCCGGTCAAACCAAACTCCGTGCGCCATGTTGCCTTTCCAGAGTCCTCTGACATGAGGAAACAGGCCGCTAGGCGCTCAGGAAACCAAGATAAAGGAGTCAGTAAAAACCGGGTTTTGCTCCGATTAAAATCTCAGTAATCGTCTTCCAGCTCGCCTCACATAACACTAATTTGGTGCGCATATTGTAGATCAAATTGATACATATTCATAAACACGCAAACTTACAGAGCACAATAGGCTCGCTGCAGTGGGCCAGTCCTTGAAGATCAAACAAAGACATTCAGAGACATGCCGCTTGACAGCAGAGGAACTTACCTCTTTATGCAGGTTTTTAATTAAACTACGAGGGCTGTTGCTTCAGATCTTTACGTGGTTCGTTTGCCTAACCTTTTGGGTGAATGATCCAGTAGAAACATTAGATAGATTCGATATAGATAACCAATTCACCCACCCCAACAGATCAGCTGTCTAGCGTTTACATTAAAACACGGCcctttattagttttttttaaaccagcttTGCTATCACACTGCAATAACACATCAAAGAGAAGGGCAATGTTATGTCAGTAGGCCGTAATTTCATTTAACAGAGGGTAAATAAAGGTATTATTACAAGGTGACTACTATTGTCTGTGGACACGTGCCCTCTTGTGTCTACAGGGAGAATTGCATGCTTTCGATTTTGACAGGAAATGGTTGCGTGGAAAAGacaatttctttgttttattttggttaCACATACAACACATTAGCATTTATTACATATAACACAAAGCATTTTTCGgtttcattatgttttttttttctccataataAACAGCGTAACATACATGTCAATCTGTTTATCAAGTGAATTTGGGGACAAAAACAGGCTGTTAGATACATAATCAAAACTATATTCACAAAGTGCAGAAATAACAAATACCGTGTTGAAAAGAATATTATGTATTGAGTTTTATCAGTTCAagctaataaaaaatgtatcgcaGTGTTCCCCGTTTTAGGTATGATGCAGGAtatcacaaaataaaacatattgaaCTGGACAACACAGAAAGGACAACTATACATCCACATAATTATGCGTAGGACAAATTTGATTTGCTGTTTGTACTAAAAGGGAATTTTTATAAATGTAGAAAATGTCACAAGAACCCGGCCATAGAAATGTTaaagcagaaaaagaaaagtcacaCATCAGGAATGAAATgcttgagggaaaaaaaaggttcaCTCTCTAATACATTTTTTGCTTGTACTGATTGGTGTGATAAATTCATGCATGCATGTCTGCCAAATTGGAATAACATACTACTAATTCAGTCATTTATTATGAGAGGATAAAGACAATGTCAAACACTGTACAAACAATCAGAGCCATTTCTAAATGGCAAAAAGTTCTCCCCCCCCTGACATTTGGGAGAAATGTTTTCCTAAGCATCTTCTTGCTCATGCACTGAAATGTTTTTCAAGCACTGGAGAGAAAGCTGCAAAACTATTGGCTGCTTTCATCCACCTTGGCACTGGGCTCACAGAGGGGTCTTTTCTCCATCATGGTGTATGGAAAAGGTGGAACATCACAGCCAGTGAAGTCTAGTTTCTTGGGAACACTACAGTTGCTAAAGTCAATTTTCTTGGCACTGTCACAACCAAACTCCAGCTTCTTGAGCCGAGCTAGACTCTTGATGCTGCCGGGGGGCCTCCCGGGGCTGACCTTATATCCTGCTGCTTTGGTGGTACCAAGTGGCCTCCCTGGGCTGGTTTTGAATCCAGCTGCTCTAGTTGTCCCAAGTGGACGCCCAGTACTTGTACGGTAACCAGCTGACTTTGTGGTCCCTGATGGCCTCCCTCTCCGGCCCGACTTCGCtgtgctcttcttcttcttagaGCCATCGGGCCCTACAGCCTCACTGCCCCTGATTCTCACTGTCTGAGGCTGGAAGTCATTCTGGGTGTCTTGCATTTGACAAACCATGGCCTTGTGCATGCCCTGTGGCAAAGGGGCTAGGCTGGCAAGGGACAGCTGCAGGCCAGGGGTTGTCGGAGAGGGGTAGAATTTGTTGGATTGTGTGCTACATAAATCAAAGTGGCTGGCTGGATGACAGTCTTCTGCCAGTTCACTCATACAAAAGTCACTGTTGCTGCTGGTCACTTGATGCATCATTTTCTGTTGGAGAGATACATACAAATTAGGTAGAAAAGCTGCACACGCGTACCAAAGCAAACCCAAAGAAACACTTTCAGTAGCTCACTTTTTGGTGAAGCCAACAGGCCTTTTAGCGTtgcaacacgcacacacacaaaaagagtgATGTCAAGACAATTCTAGGTAAACTAGTTATAGTTTGCACAAAAaagatgcatgcacaaaaataaGTTTTCTCACAAAAATGCAAAATTATTATAAGAACGTAAAATGAATAGTTCGTACCTTTTTTGTTGGTGGTTGTTAGATGGAAAGGGTTAATTTCGGATCGCATACCTTTTCCTCCCCTGGCAGCCACAACATCTTTGTGAGGACGCTGCACAAACTACGCCTTGGCGTCCATGAGTATCGTCTTGAAGAGGGACTGCGATTTCGGCTGCCTATTTCGTGCTCATTTAATCCTTTCAGCAGAGGTTTAGATGAGAGAGGCAGCCATTTTCGCCTGGaatcttttttaaaaaaacaggatGCACTGACCACGCATGCGCACAAACGCTTCCAGGAAACAGATTAATGTCACCCAATGT is a window encoding:
- the nsd1a gene encoding histone-lysine N-methyltransferase, H3 lysine-36 and H4 lysine-20 specific isoform X2, whose amino-acid sequence is MDKGPTTGYNHDNMNQSYRPAVRGGSVFGSGQPERRPRNGLVGTSYGNQCGIVRRGSDQPSAGQQPSSSLKQPAVLGYSQPDRSHCYSPLKRQQDQSTVVNRPDLERDLHPRNHLHCASPISDDGEFEAPSVQLPPSPSNEDMDPFETLQDVNRNGFSPHSPDSMERCSPIPNGYLHFESNLFDSSDIKEEDEDGEDSSSEDMAPFHHSPKLSQDRTVTDNKTSSSSGVDKRTYKPTVFNLMSKTISELNPTLSPSALPEITMRDGWSLGEESDSDGELTSPVDPGLSSPAGTNSNSNSPKKRPLPAVKYVEGDLVWAKFNRRPWWPCHITCDPDQAIYTKMKVPSPRPCRMYFLETIGEIVEGAWVPGNAILSFEGGHQFEDLPVLRRRGKQKEKNYKYTIPKSLLTAWKVSVAEAEVLLPERQRNTESVLSISVNGEERVPSPLPTEKPQEAPSVSVDPGRSPLPNMAPNGNKHNLIKNSAAIQSNKSKTCKKKKKCLSDIFGHIVGGSKELSTITNTADQFHTTTRALKDEPKDSPYADLDSVPILHRPKRTAVPAIQDIDRLFRKEPGSTKAKTKFTEIVNPSTDPCESSSILTNKLTSKDTNSEQGLGSCSELSYSSTEKHSMNLPASSRLMTRALKAEEETDLKDALATSQISTNALTDECLDNTPTDAPIKTERSLHLESPITISNASSSTNHSSVKRRARKPDKKQIRNGSLIKSNCVDSSAPTAQPVKIKTENPDLSSSTSPSSSLSPVDPFQDVKELMFKSLVKEDSSDSELINFRPDSNYKFSTFLMLLKDMHDTREQEGKPLALPPSPVLIKEEPLVMPTSAEGDLMKGSCDGLTKGIKTENGRSGKSTTPKNAAVKAKNRTKAIMSAGTYHCEDFPVRSQIRSSDKQRRKQRIPAKLKLSIPGLSSDLAGLAYGREFVSGHADLADPRCCPPAAADPSASYLDKNSGSAVAPKKRWQMVDGAAQNKGEVMNEVSAEMNGSYTMRASPDLDLGVEKQAENDLHFSEASSTAGHSENKRLRKPTKRLLESTEDYEQIFVPKKKSKKHTAESSKMTSGMTAHYDLSTTPERNTSASSSVEPTEASAEQEQSPPQYELSPVAFSVSPATTRPSLDAETAEETDPPPESDTGLLVQERKRPRKLLHKVLECTIEEVSVAHTKMKEPKRHSGVTSEVKVLAKKTQVESVKKEKPVPSTSSAPAAAPQHSESKDLPVVLTPNRPPSLPGSKTPKQEAEVEACSTEEKQNVHTGTPKPEVLSVSLNDSLSSQVDVKGKTSLKENVCQVCERTGELLVCDGHCYGAFHLQCIGLSVAPKGKFLCRECNAGVHTCFVCKKSDNGVKRCIIPLCGKFYHTNCILAYSATQPHNKGFRCPLHVCLSCHITNPLNICSSKGRLARCVRCPVAYHANDNCMAAGSLVLANNSFLCPNHFTPRKGCKNHEHINVSWCFVCSEGGSLLCCEACPAAFHRECLNIEMPQGSWFCNDCKAGKRPRIKDILWVKWGRYRWWPAEVCLAKDVPNNILRMKHEVGEFPVQFFGSKDFVWTYQARVFPYMEGDTHSIEKMGKGTDAVYKNALTDAAERFRELQAEKEMKQLQEERKSDKKPPPYKPIKVNRPIGKVQIITADLSEIPRCNCKASDENPCGIDSECINRMLMYECHPQVCAAGERCQNQAFTKRQYTPVEIVRTLSCGWGLVGVSDIKKGAFVCEYVGEVIDEEECRARIKHAQENDICNFYMLTLDKDRIIDAGPKGNQARFMNHCCQPNCETQKWTVNGDTRVGLFSLQDIPKGMELNFNYNLECLGNGKTACKCGAPNCSGFLGVRPKNQPSAEKLKLKEGKRKVPMKKKTKQEVTKEREDECFSCGDGGQIVSCKKPGCPKVYHADCLNLAKRPAGRWECPWHQCDVCGREAASFCEMCPSSYCKEHREGMLFISKLDGKLSCSEHDPCGPDPLEPGEIREYVPNMTSVRPGAMADPVALSQGPDSRGASSAAITSPAGQAASARQGPPPPPPPPPRLYINTKTATSSFVPSSRSYHTDRTEGRGFSTPTSSKEEREDGEVEDGEVCGLEMEEVEDDDDEEAEEEEDDDMEEMEIVEDEEDEPLYGGDLLEEGDDDEEEDEGGDGDDAWGDYVDEDADDGEVEGEEWGRVEDDDK